The Streptomyces vinaceus genome contains the following window.
AAGTGGACGTCCATGGCCGTCAAGACGCTCGCCGATGCCGCACCGGACGAGGTGCGCTTCGCGGAGCTGAAACGCCGGATGCCCGGCGTGTCGCAGAAGATGCTGTCCGTGACCCTGCGAAGTCTGACCCGCGACGGGCTGGTGTCGCGCCGGGTCGAACCCACTGTGCCGCCGCGGGTCTTCTACCGGCTCACCGGACTCGGGCTGTCCCTGGAAGCCGCGCTTGCGGGGCTGCGGACCTGGGCGGAGGAGCACATGGCCGAGATCGACCGCGCCAACGCAGCTGCCGCCCAAGAGGCCGAGGAAGGGTAGGCCGAAGCCGGCGACCACTCGACGTGCACCGCCGAGGTCGCCGACGGCATCCACCACACCGGCGCACCGGATTACCCCGCCGGAGCCGTGGCCGCCCACGATGCGAAGGCCGGTTTCGCCGATGGAGACCGTCAACGCGAGGAGTGAGATCGGGGGAGCGGTCCTCGTGCCAGGAGATGACGCGGGGACCGTTGCACCGCCCCGCACAGGGAGGGCAGCCGGA
Protein-coding sequences here:
- a CDS encoding winged helix-turn-helix transcriptional regulator, which produces MTTSGARPAGHGVLGDLFDPHCPTRQLLDRIGTKWTSMAVKTLADAAPDEVRFAELKRRMPGVSQKMLSVTLRSLTRDGLVSRRVEPTVPPRVFYRLTGLGLSLEAALAGLRTWAEEHMAEIDRANAAAAQEAEEG